The Solicola gregarius DNA window GGATCCCAGCTCGACACCCTCCGAGCACATGTTGCCTCGACGGGTCTGCCGATCGCGGTCCTCGGCGTCACCGCCACCTTCGCGGCGACCATCACCTGGCGTGCACTCCTTCATCTCGACGATCGCGCCGTCGCAACCTGGTGGTTCTACTCGGGCCTCGCGGTCGGATCGGTGCTCGTTGGTCTCGTTATCAGCGCCGTCACTGCTCCCACCATGAGCTCGGCGCTGAAGTCGGACGAGTTATCGCCACATGCGTAAAGTCCCGGCGCAGGGACGCGCACAGTAGGCTGGACCACATGTTGTGGATCCTGTTGATCATCGCCGCGGTCGTCGTCGCGTACGTCTTCCGCGTGCAGATCCTTTCGAAGGTGCTCGGCCAGTCGGAGGATCGCGTACGCCGCTCGCTCGAGCGCCGCAAACGAGACTGACCGCCTAGCGCCGCGTCCGCGTTTCGGCGACCAGGCGCGGGTCCTGCCTCACGAGGACCCACCCGACGTCGCCGAGGCGGGTACACGCCGGCGCTGCTGCTCGACGCGCAGGGGACGCCCCGCGGCGAGCGCGAGTGCCGTCGCAACGACACCGGCGCCGACCGTGACGGCGTACGCGGGCGTGTGCCCGCCCCAGTCGGCGAGACGCCCACCGAGGCTCGATCCGATCGCATAGCCCAGCCCGGTCGCACCGGCGAGCACGGTCATGACCGCACCGAGGCGCCGCTGCGGGGTGATCCGCTCGGCCATCGTGAACACGCAGATCATGTACGGTCCGACGGCGCAGCCCAGCACCAGCAGCGTGATCGCGGCGGTGCCGAGGGTGTCGACGAACAGCAGCGGCAGCGACAGCACCAGCAGCGCGCACGCGAACACTCGCAGCCGCTGCTCGTACCCGAACGACTCGGGCAGGACCACGATGGCCAAGGCGAGCGTCACGCTCCCCACGCCGAGGAGTGCGTGCATGATGCCCGTCAGGCCGGGCATTCCGGCGGAGGTGGCGAGCACCGACGACCCGGTCTGCACCGATCCGAAGACGGTGCCGACGGTGAGCTGCATGATCGCCAGCACGATGATGATCGAGCTGACCGGCGTGTGCGCGGTGTCGAGCGTCGCCGACGTGTCGCGCCGGGTGAGCTCGGCGCTGCGGTGCAG harbors:
- a CDS encoding MFS transporter; translated protein: MSSLRAYRRLLEVAGPLYVLVAFLGRLPLAMSQIGTLVLVSEATGSYGAGGACAGVLAVANAVAGPLWGALADRAGQRVVVLGQSLAGGVALFALVGLAQTDATWPLLAVVAGVAGIALPQVGPLARVRWRPMAADAGAAHQRRLVDTAFSYEGAADEASFVLGPAIVGGAIAVASPAAALVFAGVLLAVFGSWFALHRSAELTRRDTSATLDTAHTPVSSIIIVLAIMQLTVGTVFGSVQTGSSVLATSAGMPGLTGIMHALLGVGSVTLALAIVVLPESFGYEQRLRVFACALLVLSLPLLFVDTLGTAAITLLVLGCAVGPYMICVFTMAERITPQRRLGAVMTVLAGATGLGYAIGSSLGGRLADWGGHTPAYAVTVGAGVVATALALAAGRPLRVEQQRRRVPASATSGGSS